The Phycisphaerae bacterium region GGATCTGCCGACAGAGGTGGCTGCAACCAACTCATACCTGGAGTGCGTGGCGAGGGATCTGCTGGATGAAGGCGCGCCGGTAGTCCAGTTGAGCAGCCCCGGCATGTGTCCCGGGCATTTCGACCTGAGTCCCAGCCAGGCCCAGCAGCTTCAGACCTCGCGGCTGCTGTTTCGGTTTGAGTTTCAGACCGCTTTGGACGCGCGGGTGAGCGATCTGGTGGAGGCGGGGCTTCGCATCTGTCCCGTTCGCGCGGAGGGCGGATTGTGTTGCCCTGCCACATACGCGGCTGCGTGCCGCCAGGCCGCCGACGCCCTGGTCAAGGCGGGCCTGCTGCCCGAGACGCGGGTGCAGCCGCGGCTGGAGCGGATCGCCCGGCGCATGGCTGAGCTGGAGCAGCGGTGTCGCCGCCAAATCCAAGACGCCGGTCTGGCCGGTCGGCCGGTGGTCTGCAGCGTGCATCAGGAGGCATTCTGCCGGTGGCTTGGGCTGGAGGTGGTCGGCACGTTCAAAGCCGCCGACGTCGAGGCCCTTGGCACAATGGCGAAGGTCATCGAGAACGGGCGTGACGGCGGCGCGTCGCTGGTGATCGCGAACCGCTCGGAGGGACGCCGTTTGGCCGACGGGGTCGGATCGTGGCTGGCGGCGGAGGTGGTCGTGTTCGGCAACTTTCCGGACTCCGCGATCGGCCAGCGAACGTTCGACGACTTGGTCGACGCCAACGTCGAGGCGCTGATCGCAGCAGCTGAACCGGCTGCTTCAACCCAGCCGGCGGAGTAGCCGTCCGCCTGAGGAATCCCGCCTCCGAAAAAACTCCCCAAAAAGGACCACACCGGTACTGCGCCGTCACAAATCGGTAACATCCGTCCCCTACAATCGCCGTGGCGTCGATGGGACAAAATGGTACTATGGTGATGGAGGCAGATCATGAAACGAATCGGATTACTGATGGTCGCGGCGATGTTGGGCCTCAGCGGGCCCGTCCGGGCCGAGGCGCCTTCGGTGCTGCTGGAGAAGGCGATCTACGCCGAGCAGACCGAGGGCAACCTGGACGATGCGATCCGGCTCTACGAGCAGGTCATCGCCGAAGCCGAGACCAACCGCCAGCACGCCGCTGAGGCGTACTACCGGTTGGGCTCGTGCTACCTGCAGAAGGGCGAGAAGGAAAAGGCGGCCAGGACGCTGCGGGAACTGCTCGCCAAGTACTCGGATCAGCCCGGCCCAGCGGCCAAGGCGCGGCGAATGCTGGCCAAACTGCCGCCGGTCGGCGATCGACCGCTGGTGCTTGGCACCTCGCCGGAGGCGTTCGCCAATAACGTGTCACCCGATCTGGACAAGATCACGGTCACGTTCGACCGGCCGATGCAGGATGGAGGCTGGTCGTGGACGGGCGACGGCGAGACGTTTCCCAAAGCCACCGGCGGACCCCGTTACGACAGCAGGAGAATGACCTGTGTGCTGCCGGTCAAGCTCGAACCCGGCAGGGTCTACTGGGTCGGCATCAACAGCCCGAGCCTTCGGAACTTCAGGAGCGAGAGCGGTCAACCGGTCTTGCCGTATGTCATCCTCTTCGCAACGGCAACGGCCGACGGCCAGCCCACAACCATTCCGGACGATCTGACGGCCGAGGCAGAGACAATCAATTCACAGGCAGGACCGCTGGCGACGTCCCAGCCGGCGACGCTTGAGCTTCAACCGGCGCCTTGGCCGAAGAGCGAGGTCATGCGCCTGAGGTTGGTCACGCCGGCGGGAATGGAAGTGGGCGAGCAGATTTGGACGGTGCAGGCGGACAAGGCGGACGACGTGGAGGCATGGCGGATCGAATCCCGCATGACCATTCCGGTCAATAACGCGTGGCAATTCACGCAGGTGTTAACCCGGCAGGATACCTTCGCTCCGATCACCGGCGTGACGCGGCATCAGGGCGGCGAGTTTGATGCCCGGTACGGCAAGAACGCGGTCGAACTGACGACGACAATGAAGGACAACCTGACCAGCCGGACGATGGACATCGACCGGAAGGTGTTCGACAACGAGCAGGCGATCTACGTGATCCGCCGCATGCCGCTCGCCGAAGGCTACAACGGTTCGTTCTGGATCTTCCCGGTGCAGAGCAGCGTGGTGGTCGAATGCCGCATCAATGTGACGGGAAAGGAGACGATCAAGACGCCGGCGGGCGAGTTTGAGTGCTTTGCGCTAGAGCTGCGCGTGTTTGCCGGGAATACTTGCGCGTTGACTCATCGGCTGTGGATATCGACGGACCAGCACAGGTACCTGGTCAAGTACGATGCGGACACGGTGGTCATGGAACTGGTCGAAGCCGGTCCGTGGG contains the following coding sequences:
- a CDS encoding DUF3108 domain-containing protein, with the protein product MKRIGLLMVAAMLGLSGPVRAEAPSVLLEKAIYAEQTEGNLDDAIRLYEQVIAEAETNRQHAAEAYYRLGSCYLQKGEKEKAARTLRELLAKYSDQPGPAAKARRMLAKLPPVGDRPLVLGTSPEAFANNVSPDLDKITVTFDRPMQDGGWSWTGDGETFPKATGGPRYDSRRMTCVLPVKLEPGRVYWVGINSPSLRNFRSESGQPVLPYVILFATATADGQPTTIPDDLTAEAETINSQAGPLATSQPATLELQPAPWPKSEVMRLRLVTPAGMEVGEQIWTVQADKADDVEAWRIESRMTIPVNNAWQFTQVLTRQDTFAPITGVTRHQGGEFDARYGKNAVELTTTMKDNLTSRTMDIDRKVFDNEQAIYVIRRMPLAEGYNGSFWIFPVQSSVVVECRINVTGKETIKTPAGEFECFALELRVFAGNTCALTHRLWISTDQHRYLVKYDADTVVMELVEAGPWVKQPTTYTNREVGAAVTVPTGWFVYENQTPLPYKFMLYLLSPEMKVWSVLAATELSLAEATPKEVADGDIQVLKGYFKGYTVREGSWADVTVAGRPAIRFVADYQDDGRTMVEERTYILGESMVYWFVFRVEKALFDQHKPVFEKIVSSLDLKPAAAATPDGQ
- a CDS encoding zinc ABC transporter substrate-binding protein translates to MMVSLKRLLLVLAIPTLLVDGCGKGRAESDLPTEVAATNSYLECVARDLLDEGAPVVQLSSPGMCPGHFDLSPSQAQQLQTSRLLFRFEFQTALDARVSDLVEAGLRICPVRAEGGLCCPATYAAACRQAADALVKAGLLPETRVQPRLERIARRMAELEQRCRRQIQDAGLAGRPVVCSVHQEAFCRWLGLEVVGTFKAADVEALGTMAKVIENGRDGGASLVIANRSEGRRLADGVGSWLAAEVVVFGNFPDSAIGQRTFDDLVDANVEALIAAAEPAASTQPAE